One Exiguobacterium sp. BMC-KP genomic window, TTCGCTAAGATCTCTTGCTCGCCTTGGAGTTTGTCCTGGTATTTCTGGACCGCTGTTCCGGCAGTCAACAAGAAGATTTTCTTCATCATTGCGAGTAAGTGACGTTCGCGATCGAGTGGTGCTGTTCCGATTTCTGTTGGCATGAAGCTCATCACTTCTTGTTGCAGACGTTGTGCTTCCGCAAGCAACGGCAACTCGCCTTTCATCGCTTTCTTCAACAATGTTCCCGGTACGAGGAGACGGTTGATTTCGTTCGTTCCTTCAAAGATTCGGTTGATCCGTGAATCGCGGTACATGTTCTCGACTTCATATTCTGCCATGAAGCCGTAACCACCGTGAATCTGAACTGCTTCGTCGATAACGTAATCAAATGTTTCCGAAGCAAAGACTTTGTTCATCGAGCATTCAATCGCATACTCAGCAATCGCATCGGCGATTTTCTTACCGTCTTTGCTCTCTTCTTCTGACAGCTGATCAAGGCTATCTTGGAACAGACCACCTGTCCGGTAAACTGAACTTTCCATCGCATACGTCTGTGCTGCCATCGTCGCGAGTTTTTCTTGAATCAATGGGAACGAGCTGATCGGTGTTTTGAACTGCTTGCGTTCGTTTGAGTACTGGACTGCGAGATCAATTGCTCGTTTCGACGAACCGACAGCACCAACAGCTAATTTATAACGACCGACGTTCAAGATGTTAAAGGCGATGACGTGACCGCGTCCAATCTCACCGAGGACGTTATCGACTGGTACTTCTGCGTCTTGTAAAATCAATGTCCGTGTTGATGATCCTTTGATCCCCATCTTCTGCTCCTCGACACCTGTCGAGACGCCTGGATATGATCCTTCGACGAGGAAGGCTGTGAACTTGTCACCGTCGATTTTTGCGTAGACGACGAACAAGCTTGCGAAACCAGCGTTCGTGATCCATTGTTTTTCACCGTTTAGGATGTAGTGCGTTCCTGCTTCATTCAAGACAGCCGTCGTTTTAGCACCGAGTGCATCCGAACCAGAGCCTGGCTCTGTCAATGCGTACGAAGCGATCCACTCCCCTGAAGCGAGTTTCGGCAAGTATTTATGCTTTTGCTCTTCGTTACCGAAGAAGACGATCGGCAACGAACCGATTCCGACGTGTGCGCCGTAGCTGAGGGCGAATGAACGACCGCGCGCGAACTTCTCCGTGATGATCGAAGACGAGATCTTATCCATCTGATAGCCGCCATATGCTTCCGGAACGTCTGCGCCGAGTAAACCAAGCTCGCCTGCTTCACGGAGTAGACCGACCGATAGTTCGAACTCGTGTTTTTCGATCCGGTCCAAGACAGGAACGACACGATCTTCGACGAACTTCGCTGTCATATCACCGACCATTTTGTGTTCTTCCGAGAAATCCTCTGGTGTGAAGAGACGTTCTGGTGCTAACTCATCTAATACAAAACTGCCACCTTTGATTAATTCGTTTGTCGTTTGGCTCATTGTCCTGTTCCTCCTTCAACTAGTTCGAATACACCTGCTGCGCCCATTCCGCCACCGATACACATCGAGACGACACCATACTGGACATTCCGGCGTTTCATTTCATGCAAGAGCGTTAATGTCAATTTCGTTCCTGTACAACCGAGTGGGTGACCGAGGGCGATCGCTCCACCGTTGACGTTGACAATGTCTTCGTTTAGTCCAAGCTCACGGATGACTCCGAGCGACTGCGAAGCGAACGCTTCGTTCAACTCGATCAAACCGACGTCCTCAAGCGTGATACCTGCGAGTTCGAGTGCCTTTGGAATCGCGACGACTGGTCCGATCCCCATGACTTCCGGACGGACACCACCGACTGCGAACGATTTGAACTTGCCGAGAATCGGTAAGCCTTGGCGTTCTGCCTCTTCCCGTTCCATGACGAGGACGGCAGCGGCACCATCTGACGTCTGCGAAGAGTTCCCTGCTGTGACGCTACCGCCGAGACGGAACGCTGGGCGAAGTTTCGCAAGACCTTCAGGTGACGAATCCGGACGAACGCCTTCATCGTGCTCGACGACAAATGTCTTCTCTTCGATTTTCAGTTCATCATTGACGAATTGTTCCGTCACTGTCACCGGGACGATTTCGTCAGCAAACTTACCAGCTGCGATTGCTGCTGCTGCCTTTTGGTGACTCTTTAGTGCAAAGGCATCTTGATCTTCTCGTGAGACATTGTAGGTTGCAGCGACTTGCTCCGCTGTATGCCCCATGCTCATGTAGTACTCCGGTGCCGTATCAACGATCGACGGATTAGGTCGGACGACGTGACCGGGCATCGGGACTTGACTCATCGATTCGAGGCCACCAGCGACGACAGCAGTTGCTTGCCCCGTCATGATTTTCATTGCCGCGTCAGCAATCGATTGTAAACCACTTGAGCAATACCGATTGATCGTGATCGCCGGTACCTCGTGTGATAATCCACCGAGGACTGAAGCGTACCGGGCGATGTTCATCCCCTGCTCTGCTTCTGGTAAGGCACATCCGAGGATGACGTCATCAACCGCTCCCGTGTAACCGGACCGTTTCAACGTTTCCTGGATGGCGATGCCTGCTAATTCATCCGAGCGTATTGACTTGAATGCGCCCTTTTTTGCTTTTCCGACCGGTGTCCGTGCACCAGCGACGATTACTGCTTCTTTCATCCGAATCCCCCCAGTCCTCAGTTACGAAGCGGCTTGCCTTTGACGAGCATGTGCTGCATCCGTTGTTGTGTCTTCATCTCACCGATCAGGCTCAAGAAGGCTTCCCGTTCGATGTCGAGCATATATTGTTCATCGACGTGGCTACCGAATGCGACGTTCCCACCGGCGATGACGTGTGCGAGTTTACTGGCGATTTTCAAGTCATGCTCTGAGATATAACCGCCGTAGAACATTTCGCGTGTCGCGAGTTCAAGCGTCGCTTTCCCTGCACGACCGACGACCGGAATCTTCGCTTTCGCTGGTGCTGTGTAGCCAGTCCGATCGAGTTCCAAGACAAGTTGTTTTGCATCATACGTCAAGTGATCGCGGTTCATCGAGATTTGATCAACGGAGCGGACATATCCGAGTTCGCGTGCTTCAAAGGCTGATTTTGAGACTTTTGCCATCGCGACGTTTTCAAATGTCTTTTGCGCTGCTTTCTCGATGTTGACGAGTCCGTCTGGTGTGTTTTCTAACAGTCGACGATACGTGTTGACGTTTCCGCCGCCTCCTGGAATCAGACCGACACCGACTTCGACGAGACCCATGTACGTTTCCAGACCAGCTTGCAGACGAGCTGCCGGAAGCGAGATCTCGGTACCACCACCAAGCGTCATTCCTTGTGGTGCAGTGACGATTGGACGCGATGCGTAACGAATCTTTTGAATCGATTGTTGGAATTTGTTGATGATCCAGTCGAGTTCGAACCAGTTCTCATCTTCTGCTTCCATCAGCATCATCGCTAAGTTCGCACCGACACAGAAGTTTTTGCCATCGTTTGCGATGACGAGACCACGGTGGTTTTTCTCGACGAGATCGACTGACTGTTCGATCATCTGCATGATGTCGACACCGATTGCATTGCTCTTCGATGTGAACTCAAGGACCGCGACATCGTCTCCGATATCAAGCAAGCGTGCTCCGTTATTCTCTAGTAAGACACCGTTTGATTTTCGGACGTCACGGAGGCGGATTTCCTTCGGATTGACCGTCGCTCCGACGTAATCTTTCGTTGCAACGTCATAATGGCGACCCGATGCATCATAGAAACTCGTCTTCCCTGCTGCGAGCATCTCATCGACCCATGTCGGTACTTCGTAATCGTCTTGTTTCATCTTCGCGACTGTTTTCTCGACGCCAAGTGTATCCCATGTCTCAAACGGTCCCATCTTCCAGCCGAAGCCCCATTTCATTGCTTCGTCGATCGCTTTGATGTCGTCTGCGATCTCACCCGTCAGTTGTGCCGAATAAAGCAATGTTTTCGCGTGAATTGGCCAGAGTAACGCACCGACACGATCTTGCGCGAAGACGACAGCCTTCAGTTTATTTTTTGCGCCCGGAAGTGCTTTTGCTTGTCCGATCGACGGTTCAGTAAGCGCTTTCTTTTCAACGTACTCAAATGTCTCAAGATCAAGTTCAAGGATCTGTTTTCCAACTTTTTTATAGAATCCTTGCCCCGTCTTTGCACCGAGCGATCCTTGTTCGACAAGGCGACGCATCTCAGTCGGAACTGCAAATGTCTCCTTCTCCTCGCCTTCAGGCAATAAGTCGTAAACGTTGTTCGCGACGTGGACGAACGTGTCGATGCCGACGACGTCGAGTGTCCGGAACGTCGCTGAGCCTGGACGTCCGAGTAATGGACCTGTGACGGAATCGACCTCCCCGATCGAATAGCCACCCTTTTTCATCTCATCCATCGTCACGAGGAGACCGTATGTCCCGATCCGGTTGCCAATGAAGTTCGGTGTGTCCTTCGCGATGACGACACCTTTTCCGAGTCGTTCTTCTGCGAATTGTTTCATGAAGTCGACGACACTTGGATCCGTGTCTGACGTTGGAATCAACTCGAGTAACTTCAGATAACGTGGTGGGTTAAAGAAGTGTGTCCCGAGGAAACGACGGTTGAACGATTCCGAGCGCCCTTCGCGCATCGCCTCGATCGAGATGCCCGATGTGTTCGAACTGACGATTGCGTCTTCCCGAATGAACGGTTCGATTGTTGCGAACAATTGCTGTTTGACATCGAGTCGTTCGACGACGACTTCAACGATCCAGTCCGCTTCTTTCAAACGCTCTAAGTCGTCTTCTAAGTTTCCGACCTCGATGAAGTCGATCAATTTCTTCGATGCCAGTGGTGCTGGATTTTGTTTCAAGAGCTTTTCGCGGTTATCGCGCGCGATGCGGGAACGGACGCGCGGATCACTCAGCGTCAAACCCTGCTTCTCTTCTTGTGCCGTAAGTTCTTTTGGTACGATATCAAGCATCAATGTCCGTATGCCAGCATTCGCAAGATGTGCCGCGATGCCTGCACCCATCACCCCTGAACCGATGATGACGGCGAATTGGATGTGTTTCGTCAACTGTATTGTGGTCGGCTGACCGATTTGACTCGCCATGATATACCCCCTGAGTTTAAATTGAATGAACAACCATTCATTATACTGACAAAAAAAGAAGCCAATCGGTTTTCGTTTGCTTCTTCTACATCTTCATCATAAATGAATAATGATTCAGTAGCAATAAAAAATCAGTCAATGGACAAATTTTCCTGTTAGACTGATATAAAGGGGTGGTTGAAAATGAGTCAAACTGAGCACGTATGGAATCAAAAAGCCGCTGACTGGGCGGAGCGCGCTGATGATATGTGGACGAATGGCAGCCGCAAAACCGTTTTACCGTTCTTACGAAAAATGATCACCGGTGGTCGGTTGCTTGATCTCGGTTGTGGCGATGGTGCCGCCTGTCGACTACTGACACCGGACTTTCAAACAGTCGGACTCGATGTCTCTGACGAGATGATTCGAATTGCACGTCAGAAATCACCCGAGCAGACGTTCATCGTCGGAACGGGCGAAGCATTACCGTTCGGCGATTATGCATTTGACGTCGTTCTTGCCGTCAATTCACTCGAATGGTCGACACGTCCCGTCCAGGTGTTACAAGAAATTGAACGCGTCGCCCCACTTGTCGTCATCAGTCTACTCGGTCCGACAGCCGCACCACGGCAACTTGCTTATCGTCGTCTCTATGGCGAAGAAGTCGCGATGGGGAATACGATGATGCCGTGGGAATTGCTGCAGCTAGCAAAAGAACGCGGCTGGACGTTACTTGATGAAGCAGTCATCCAAAAAGAAGGAGCCGTCATAACGGGGCATCGATTACTTGATCAAGCCCATGCTTTCTCATGTTTATTCGCTTTTCAGACGACGGCTGTAAGGGAGCGATAAATATGTCATATAGTCGTTTTTTCACTTCAATTTTAGGTGTGATTTCCATTTTCTTTTTATTTTACGTACAAGATCTTGGTATTTTCGAAAAGTGGCAATTCTATATTTTCTTCATGGTTATATTCGTTGGTACACAGGCCTTAGGAGAACGGGTATTATTTCGTCGATTTGAAGAAAAGCGATTCCATCCACAGACAGCGGTTTTATTGGTGGCACTATTATTTGTTGGAATTTTTATTGCGGCGAATGTTTTGTATCCTTGATATAAATCAATCCGTACTACAACGTTGCTAACCTCACTGTCTTCTCCCCCGCTTTCCTCAGGCGAGACACAAGCCATTCTTCCTCATCTTTCGGATGATGAATCCGGGTCTTGTTTGTCTCTGACAGCGCGATAAAAACACCGCGCTTTTTCCTGTAGGAGTCGGGTGAAGACATGTGAGGAGAATGCAATCATTTGTTATCCAAAGAACTCAAAAGCGATCGATTTCCGTCAATGGAATCGATCGCTTTTAAGTTTGGTTCATCTAGGACGAACCAGGCATCTTCGACTTCTGCAGGAAAAGGAAGCATGAATCATGCTTCCGTCAGGGAATAGGAAGACCCGGCAAATCGTATGGAATGCGAGATGCCGCGGCTTACTTCCCGCCTGAGGAAAGCGAAGATGCTGGAGACGTCCGTCACACTATGACTAATCATTCTTCGTGCGTTCGCTGATACACTTTCCTTAACCAATCCTCTACCTGTTTACTTCCTGTCCGTTCTTCCCATATCAATCGGAAATAGAGTGTCTGCAGCATCTGCTTGACGTTACGATATGTCGTCCACTCTGTATCGCCCCATGTCACATCACTCTCAAGCCACTTCTTCACCTTCTTCTGTTCGATTCGTTGTAATAAGATATCTTCTGACAGTCCATGACGACAAGCTTGCAACCATGCCGTTACCATCCGGTCCGCTTCTTCATCGACATAGAGATAATCGGACCGCGTCAACTGACGAATCATCGCATCAATCGCTCCGAGCTCCTCCTGCGGACGACTCGCTGGGTGCGTAAACCAAACTGCATAAACATCGGCGATATGTGCCATGCTGTGTGCCCACCCCATTCCGTCAATGAATCCACGGACATCCTTTTCTTGCTCCAGATAAGTTTGTAAGTAAGTAGACAGCCGATCCAACTGACTTTTCGTCATTAAGTGTCGGGTTTTGTCCATCACTAACAATTCAGCGAGTGCTAATGCTGAAAATGATCGCGTCAGAACAGCTGTTGTGTCCGCTGTTCCCATTCTATACATCAATCCATGCCCGCTTAAAATAAAATCGAAAATTCGATTGGTGTCTTCTATCGTAAATGACTCTGATGCGATGTAGGTCGCTAACTGCGGATAGATCAATCCATCTCGTAACTCAGAATCTGTCGAACCGATATGTAGAAGGAACTCATCGAGTAAGGCAGGCGTTACACGCGCGTCTTGTTGTAGCAGTTCCTTGAATTCTTGTTCTGTTCGCACTATTTTGTCCTTCCCTTCCTGAATCAAAAAAGACGATGCAGCGCTGCATCGTCTTCTCTACTTATCCTTTGACCATTCCTTTGAGAACGAAGGCAACGTTTGCCGGTCGTTCTGCTAAACGGCGCATGAAGTAACCGTACCAGTCGCGTCCATAAGGAACGTAGACACGGACTTTATAGCCTTGTTTGACGAGTTCGAGTTGACGCTCGACCCGGATGCCGAATAACATCTGGAATTCGAACTGGTCTTTTTCGATCCCGTTTTCTTTAGCGTAACGGATGATTTGCTCAATCATCGCATCGTCATGCGTTGCGACGGCAGCATAGTTTCCGAGTGATAATTGTAACTTCACGAGCTTGATGTAGTTGTGGTCGACGTCTTCTTTTTCTGGGAACGCGACCGTTGCTGGCTCTTTGTACGCCCCTTTGACGATCCGGAGATTCGTCTCGAAGCGACCGACACGTTTGATATCATCTTCCGACCGGTAGAGGTATGACTGGATGACCGTGCCGATGTTATCGAAAGATTGGCGCAATTCTTCAAACAATTGAATCGTCTTTTCACAACGTGGCTCATCTTCCATATCGATCGTGACGAAGACACCGAGTTCTTTCGCCCGTGTTAAGATCCGCTCCATGTTCGAACGAATCAAGTCGTCCGAGATATCGAGTCCGAGTGATGTCAGTTTCAACGAGAGTTGCGAGTCTAATTTTTCTTCCGCAATCATCTCAACCGCACGAATACATTCTTGTGTCATCATCTCTGCTTCCGCCACCGTCGAGATGAACTCCCCTAAATGGTCCATCGTGACGCATAATCCTTTTGCGTTCAATTCCTGGATCGCCCGTTTTGATGCTTCCAATGAATCCCCTGCCACGAAGCGACTTGCTCCGAATTTAAGCCCGTATCGCTTGGCGAGACCGTTCAATGTCTTGTTTTGCGATAAGAAGATAAAACCATCCCGTAGTACTTTTTCCATCACTCATGATTCCCCCTAAATAAATGCTAGGCTGTTTTACCGTATCGGTTCACATCTCTGCACTCATATTATGCCATAAAGCGCTTACATACGCTCTTTATTTCGTTTATTTTTGAGAATCCGTTGGGCAACAAGTCCTACGGCAAAGAATAAGACATACAATCCGATGGCAACGAAAAATTTCCAGGAGAATGGATCACGCAGACTTGAACCAATATTGTTGTAAACGAACGCACCAGGAATGATCCCAATGTAGTTGGCGATCGCGAACTGTTTGAAGCGGATTTTCGAGAGACCCGATGCGTAGCTGATCGCGTCAAACGGAAACAACGGGATCAACCGGACGACTAAGACAACGAGAAAGCCATTCGTCGCAATCCGGTCGTCAAGCACGTTCAGCTTTCCTTTGCCGATTAACTTTTCGACCCCACGCCGACCGAGCAAGCGGGCAATCCAAAAGCTGAGCAAGCCACCAGTACCGGCGCCAATGACGTCGAGTAATGTACCGAGCCATGGACCATACGTATAACCGCCAAAGACGGTCAACAGACTCGCTGGGAAAAAGACGAGTGGTCGGACGGTATAAGCAAGCACATAAAGCAACATACCAGTCAGACCTTGATCCCGTACCCAATCGGACAACGCTTGAATGTCGAATTGCTCCAGCATTCCAGACATCCGGAAGTACAGGAGCAATCCAAGACCAAACATAAAATACAGCGTGATCGGGAGCCAGTCCCGTATGCGCAGTTTCTTCATGACATCGTCGCCGGAGCAACGTAATAGAAAATCGATAGGAAAATTAAGACACTGCCGGCAAGGACGAACAAATGCCAGATCGCGTGGTTATATGGCAACCGTGCCCAGACGTAGAAGATGACACCGAGAGAATACGCGAGTCCGCCACCGAGGAGGAGTAAGAATCCTTGTAACCCGAGTGCTTCATAAATCGGCTTGATCGCAAACAGACAGCACCAGCCGAGAATCAGATAAGACGCATTCGAGATCCAAACGTACTTACCTGTCGAATAGAGCTTCCAGATGATGCCGAGTGTTCCGACACCCCAGACGATTCCAAGCAACGTCCAGCCGAGCGGACCACGGAGCGTGATCAAGGCGAACGGTGTATAACTACCGGCAATCAAGAGATAGATACCAGCATGATCTAAAATTTGCAAGACTTTATTCGCTCTCGTGTGCATCAATGAATGCATCAACGTCGAGAACAGATAGAGCAGAATCATCGTCGCCCCGAAGATACTGACGGCAGTGACGTTCCAAGCGCTACCGGATTTCGTCGCCTGCAGGATCAACATCACGAGCGCAACGATACTGAAGATGACACCGAGACCATGCGTGATGGCACTAGCGATTTCCTCTTTCAAGGAATCACCTTTTGCGAGCAGCTCTTCGATCGTTTCCTTGGATTGTTGCTTGATTGTTTGCTTGATTTCTTTTTTCGTAACCAACCGAACACCTACTTTCTAAAAACAAAGAACTATGCTTTTGATTATACGCCCTCATGCGACAGCGTGCCTATCGAAAGATTCTGTCGATTTGATGACATCTGTCATCTGATTGTCTTTTCCCGCTCATACAAAAATCCACACCGCTTAAGCGATGTGGATTTCGTTTACCACTTTTCAATATCTGGGCGGTCCTTGAACGTCGATTTTGTTCCGTGACGTTCATTGAGGACGGCTTCGACTTCTTTGAAGGAGACACCACGGTCAGCAAGCAAGACCGTTAAGTGATACAACAAGTCTGCTGTCTCTTCTGCTAATGTATCGTCGCCAGCAAGGACGACTTCAAACGCCTCTTCGCCAAATTTCTTCGCAATCTTCTCGTACCCAGAAGCAATCAAATAGTTCGTATAGGACTCTGCTTCCTTCGCCTCAATCTTCGCTTTGACGGTCTGTTCCAGTTCGTATAACATCGGGCACCTCCACTTCCGTATAGAAACAACTGCGATTTCCGGTATGGCATGTTGGACCGTTCGCTTTGACCGTGATCAAGAGACTATCTTGATCACAATCGATCCACATCCGTTTGAGTTCAAGCGTGTTCCCGCTTGTCTCGCCTTTCGTCCAGAGACGATTCTTCGTCCGCGAGAAGAAGGTGACGAGACCGGTCGCAAGCGTCTTATCGTAAGCCGCTTGGTCCATGAACCCGACCATCAAGACATCGTTCGTCTGCTCGTCGACGACGACGGCAGCGACGAGTCCTTTTGAAAAATTCAATGTCGTCATCGGACTTCGACTCCCCGTTCTTTGAGGTAGGCTTTCGTTTCCGGCATCGTGTACGTCGCTTCATGGAAAATCGAAGCAGCTAGAGCCGCGTCAGCCCCTGCCTCTAGTCCTTCCGCTAAGTGATCGAGTGTTCCGACCCCACCGGAAGCAATGATCGGCACGTTGACGACTTCACGCAGACGACGGATCAAGGCGAGATCATAGCCGTCTTTTGTGCCGTCAGCATCCATTGAAGTGACGAGTAATTCACCGGCACCCAGGGCAACGGCTTCCTGTGCCCACTCGATTACGTCACGTCCGACGGGTTGTGTGCCACCGTGCGAGAAGACACCCCACGAATCACCGGTCTGTTTCGCATCGATCGCGACGACCGTCGCTTGGACACCAAACAAGCGGCTGACTTCTTGAATCAGTTGTGGGTTTTGAAGCGCTGACGAGTTGAGTGATACTTTATCGGCACCGGCACGAATCAACCGTTTTGCGTCTTCAATCGTCTTGATTCCGCCACCGACCGTAAACGGCATATAGATGACTTCTGCGACGCGTTCGACGATATCAAGCATCGTCTCCCGCCCTTCTTGCGTTGCTGAAATATCGAGCAGGACGAGTTCGTCGGCCCCTTGTTCGTAATAGTATTTCGCGACGGCGACTGGGTCCCCAAGATCACGTAAGTTCTGGAATTTGACCCCTTTGACGACACGTCCTTCTTTGACGTCAAGACAGGGAATGATCCGTTTCATCAACATACGCGTAACACCTCTTTTAAGGCAAGTGATCCGTCAAGTAAGGCCCGACCGACTACTGCTCCGTCCATCCCGATCTCTTTGAGACGCGCAACGTCGTCAACTGTCGTCACACCACCGGAAGCGATCAATTCGACCCCTTCACGTTTTAAACGATCAAGTCCATCAACGTCCGGTCCCATCATCATTCCGTCACGCGAAATGTCCGTATAGAGGAACGTCTTGATGCCTTTACCGATCAAGTGCGTCATCGCCTCTTCGAGCGTCCAACCGCTCGCTTCGAGCCAGCCGCGTGTCTGAACGATGCCTTCTTTTGCATCTAACGCAACAGCTAGTTTATCACCAGCGAGGGCGATCATCTGCTCGAGTAATGCCTCATCTTCAAGGGCGACCGTCCCGACGAGAATCCGGTCGATTCCGGCACCGACGTATGCTTCGACGGTCTCGATATTGCGGACACCACCACCCGCTTCAACGAACAAACCGGTCTCTTTTTTAATGTCGGCGATTAAGCTCAAATGTAACGGTTCGCCGGCTTTCGCACCGTCGAGATCGATCAAGTGAATCGCAGTCGCCCCGTCTTCCTTGAAGCGCTTCGCGATTGTCAACGCATCACCGAAGAATGTCTGTTGGTCAAAATCTCCTTGCTTCAGGCGTACCGCCTGTCCGCTCATTAAATCGATTGCTGGGTAGAGTTGCATGTCGTCTCTCTCCATTCCTTCAGTAGTTTCAGTCCGACTTCGCCACTCTTTTCCGGGTGGAACTGCATCCCCGTGACTTGTCCTTTTTGAACGATTGCCGGAACGAGACGTCCGTATTCAACCGCGTCGACGATCCATTCTGGATCACAGACGGCACCGTACGAGTGCACGAAATAGACGGCTTCGCCGTGGTTCGTCAGTTGGTGCCACCCCATATGTGGTAAGCGGACGTCGCTCGGTAGTTTTTCAATCGTTCCCGGTAAGATTCCGAGTCCTTCCGTCAGTCCATCTTCGTCACTTGATTCAAAGAGTAACTGCATTCCGAGACAAATCCCGAGGAATGGTTTCTTTTCGGCTTGTTCTTTTAAGAAGTCGACGAGTCCCGTTTCCTTTAGGCGCTCCATTGCCGGTGCATAGGCACCGACACCCGGTAAGACGAGTGCTTCTGCTTGGTCGAGCAACTCTGTGTCACTCGTGACGAT contains:
- a CDS encoding 3-hydroxyacyl-CoA dehydrogenase/enoyl-CoA hydratase family protein: MASQIGQPTTIQLTKHIQFAVIIGSGVMGAGIAAHLANAGIRTLMLDIVPKELTAQEEKQGLTLSDPRVRSRIARDNREKLLKQNPAPLASKKLIDFIEVGNLEDDLERLKEADWIVEVVVERLDVKQQLFATIEPFIREDAIVSSNTSGISIEAMREGRSESFNRRFLGTHFFNPPRYLKLLELIPTSDTDPSVVDFMKQFAEERLGKGVVIAKDTPNFIGNRIGTYGLLVTMDEMKKGGYSIGEVDSVTGPLLGRPGSATFRTLDVVGIDTFVHVANNVYDLLPEGEEKETFAVPTEMRRLVEQGSLGAKTGQGFYKKVGKQILELDLETFEYVEKKALTEPSIGQAKALPGAKNKLKAVVFAQDRVGALLWPIHAKTLLYSAQLTGEIADDIKAIDEAMKWGFGWKMGPFETWDTLGVEKTVAKMKQDDYEVPTWVDEMLAAGKTSFYDASGRHYDVATKDYVGATVNPKEIRLRDVRKSNGVLLENNGARLLDIGDDVAVLEFTSKSNAIGVDIMQMIEQSVDLVEKNHRGLVIANDGKNFCVGANLAMMLMEAEDENWFELDWIINKFQQSIQKIRYASRPIVTAPQGMTLGGGTEISLPAARLQAGLETYMGLVEVGVGLIPGGGGNVNTYRRLLENTPDGLVNIEKAAQKTFENVAMAKVSKSAFEARELGYVRSVDQISMNRDHLTYDAKQLVLELDRTGYTAPAKAKIPVVGRAGKATLELATREMFYGGYISEHDLKIASKLAHVIAGGNVAFGSHVDEQYMLDIEREAFLSLIGEMKTQQRMQHMLVKGKPLRN
- a CDS encoding proline dehydrogenase family protein, with protein sequence MEKVLRDGFIFLSQNKTLNGLAKRYGLKFGASRFVAGDSLEASKRAIQELNAKGLCVTMDHLGEFISTVAEAEMMTQECIRAVEMIAEEKLDSQLSLKLTSLGLDISDDLIRSNMERILTRAKELGVFVTIDMEDEPRCEKTIQLFEELRQSFDNIGTVIQSYLYRSEDDIKRVGRFETNLRIVKGAYKEPATVAFPEKEDVDHNYIKLVKLQLSLGNYAAVATHDDAMIEQIIRYAKENGIEKDQFEFQMLFGIRVERQLELVKQGYKVRVYVPYGRDWYGYFMRRLAERPANVAFVLKGMVKG
- a CDS encoding class I SAM-dependent methyltransferase, which produces MSQTEHVWNQKAADWAERADDMWTNGSRKTVLPFLRKMITGGRLLDLGCGDGAACRLLTPDFQTVGLDVSDEMIRIARQKSPEQTFIVGTGEALPFGDYAFDVVLAVNSLEWSTRPVQVLQEIERVAPLVVISLLGPTAAPRQLAYRRLYGEEVAMGNTMMPWELLQLAKERGWTLLDEAVIQKEGAVITGHRLLDQAHAFSCLFAFQTTAVRER
- a CDS encoding DUF2785 domain-containing protein, with product MRTEQEFKELLQQDARVTPALLDEFLLHIGSTDSELRDGLIYPQLATYIASESFTIEDTNRIFDFILSGHGLMYRMGTADTTAVLTRSFSALALAELLVMDKTRHLMTKSQLDRLSTYLQTYLEQEKDVRGFIDGMGWAHSMAHIADVYAVWFTHPASRPQEELGAIDAMIRQLTRSDYLYVDEEADRMVTAWLQACRHGLSEDILLQRIEQKKVKKWLESDVTWGDTEWTTYRNVKQMLQTLYFRLIWEERTGSKQVEDWLRKVYQRTHEE
- a CDS encoding acetyl-CoA C-acetyltransferase; the protein is MKEAVIVAGARTPVGKAKKGAFKSIRSDELAGIAIQETLKRSGYTGAVDDVILGCALPEAEQGMNIARYASVLGGLSHEVPAITINRYCSSGLQSIADAAMKIMTGQATAVVAGGLESMSQVPMPGHVVRPNPSIVDTAPEYYMSMGHTAEQVAATYNVSREDQDAFALKSHQKAAAAIAAGKFADEIVPVTVTEQFVNDELKIEEKTFVVEHDEGVRPDSSPEGLAKLRPAFRLGGSVTAGNSSQTSDGAAAVLVMEREEAERQGLPILGKFKSFAVGGVRPEVMGIGPVVAIPKALELAGITLEDVGLIELNEAFASQSLGVIRELGLNEDIVNVNGGAIALGHPLGCTGTKLTLTLLHEMKRRNVQYGVVSMCIGGGMGAAGVFELVEGGTGQ
- a CDS encoding TVP38/TMEM64 family protein, encoding MKKLRIRDWLPITLYFMFGLGLLLYFRMSGMLEQFDIQALSDWVRDQGLTGMLLYVLAYTVRPLVFFPASLLTVFGGYTYGPWLGTLLDVIGAGTGGLLSFWIARLLGRRGVEKLIGKGKLNVLDDRIATNGFLVVLVVRLIPLFPFDAISYASGLSKIRFKQFAIANYIGIIPGAFVYNNIGSSLRDPFSWKFFVAIGLYVLFFAVGLVAQRILKNKRNKERM
- a CDS encoding acyl-CoA dehydrogenase family protein, translated to MSQTTNELIKGGSFVLDELAPERLFTPEDFSEEHKMVGDMTAKFVEDRVVPVLDRIEKHEFELSVGLLREAGELGLLGADVPEAYGGYQMDKISSSIITEKFARGRSFALSYGAHVGIGSLPIVFFGNEEQKHKYLPKLASGEWIASYALTEPGSGSDALGAKTTAVLNEAGTHYILNGEKQWITNAGFASLFVVYAKIDGDKFTAFLVEGSYPGVSTGVEEQKMGIKGSSTRTLILQDAEVPVDNVLGEIGRGHVIAFNILNVGRYKLAVGAVGSSKRAIDLAVQYSNERKQFKTPISSFPLIQEKLATMAAQTYAMESSVYRTGGLFQDSLDQLSEEESKDGKKIADAIAEYAIECSMNKVFASETFDYVIDEAVQIHGGYGFMAEYEVENMYRDSRINRIFEGTNEINRLLVPGTLLKKAMKGELPLLAEAQRLQQEVMSFMPTEIGTAPLDRERHLLAMMKKIFLLTAGTAVQKYQDKLQGEQEILANTADIMSAIYALESAIVRTDKAIADKGIEKSELKVRYTEVFAQQAFEAVERDAKETLYAAASGDELRMLLSALKKFSRYQPTNVIGTKRDIAKRLIESNKYTV
- the trhA gene encoding PAQR family membrane homeostasis protein TrhA: MEELLAKGDSLKEEIASAITHGLGVIFSIVALVMLILQATKSGSAWNVTAVSIFGATMILLYLFSTLMHSLMHTRANKVLQILDHAGIYLLIAGSYTPFALITLRGPLGWTLLGIVWGVGTLGIIWKLYSTGKYVWISNASYLILGWCCLFAIKPIYEALGLQGFLLLLGGGLAYSLGVIFYVWARLPYNHAIWHLFVLAGSVLIFLSIFYYVAPATMS